The window AATCCATATCCATACCCGGTATCCAATTAAAATGAAATCTTTGCTCTTCCTTCGCCGCCGGTCCATTTCATCAAAGCTTTCATCTTTATGCATTTGCATTTTGCTATACTTTTGCTTTTTTTTCCATCAATCAAAATCTAATTCTTCTTCCACttcagcaaatctttcagctttCTGCTTTTACTATGCTACTGTGTTGTTTATTATCAATCGGATGGACTTTTTTCCTATTCAATATTTTCAGCTTGAACAAAATTTTCAactttatgtatgtatatgctattaTTTTCTTTATCCTCCATCAAAATTGGTTTCTTTCTTCATTGCGACAAAGTTCTTAGCTTTCTGCATTTACTATGCTATTATGTTATTTATTCTCAATCAATATTGAATTCaattttaatggtgaatttgaTGGTCCCACTATTACCATATTTAATCTGCTCCAAGGCATTTAATCTGCAAAGAAGAAGAAGGGGAGCAAAACTTTCATTTTAATTGGATACCGGGTGTGGAAATGAATTTTTTAATGGATACTAGGTTATGGGTtggattttaattaattaagagaTAATTTAAAATAGATCAATAGGATGATGACACGTGTCCCTTCATTAAAACGAgcggtatatttgagccaaagtataacagcaggggtatatttgaacccaaagtataacggcaggggtatatttggacccaaagtataactagaggtatatttgacccttttccgtttttaTATTCCCAATTTCCAATCTCAATATTTAAAACCTCTCGAATTCaaataaatcaagaaataaaaatACATGGCAAAATTGGTGAAAAATGCTGTTTTTTCCCCATCAACTTCTAGTTTTGGTGATATTCAACATGGGGTTTGTTCTTTTCCTATGAAATTTAAAAATCCAAATTCATTTGGGATTTCATTATCAACAAGTAATGATTTTTTGGGTGCTAATATTTCTCAAAGAGGACGCTTAAGTTTTCCAAGTTCAATAGAAGAAATAACAAATATGCAGCTACCAGTGCTCAGGTTTGTTATATTTTCTGATTTTAGATATTCTATTGGCTTCTGGATCATAATTTTTATGTTTACTGGTTCCGGATAGATTATTTGGATATATTAAATAGGTTATTTAATGTAAATATAAGGTTTGAGTCAAAGTTATTGAATTCTATGAACCTGTATCACTCTAGCTTAGAAATTTCTGGTCAACGCATAAGTGGTTGAATTCATATAATTTCAACAATACCTGTTTTCTTATGTGAATATCAGTTGCTCCAATTTAGGTTTGGGAATATTTTTGGAATTATTAGTTAAATAAGTATGTAAAAAACTTATCTTTTTTTGCATGATTTTGTGTTGAAGAATCCAGTGTGGGGCACAGATGTTTTGGTCCAATTTAGTGCATGATGATTGGTTAATATTGTTTCATTCGATTAAATTAATTTATGTACTAATCAGTTTCATTGTTCAGGATTAGTGGTTACTTTATAAGAAAAGCAGTGTGCAGATATAATAATAGGCAAGTGATTTGATGAAACTAGTTACTTTGATCCCTTATATGAATTACCAGAAACAGCTTTGGTAATCCAAATGAAAGACGATTTTAAATAATACGGAGTAGGAAATTGACATAAATAACCACCCATCTAAAAAATAGCGGGCAGatgttatatacatataatatatgtatatgtatatcagtatatttatatgtatgtacAATATTATATGTACGCCAATGGCAATTTTGGGCGATGCATTTTTACCATTTGTATTACTAAGTTGTTGTTTGCATAAGTTGGATCACCATATGATCCTTCTCTTTTTAAAATTTGGCAGGCTTGAGTCTATAGAATATAAAGGGTTCAATTTTTTCATCGTGCGCTAAATATGCATAACACAGATGAGCATTGGAGTTAAGAAAGCACCAAAATGGTGGGAGAAAGGGCTTCAACCTAACATGAAAGAGGTGACTGGTGCCCAAGACTTTGTCGACTCCCTTCTAAGCGCCGGAGATAAACTAGTAGTTGTTGATTTCTTTTCCCCTGGCTGTGGAGGCTGCAAAGCCCTTCATCCAAAGGTAGTAGATTCTTATGGTCTGAACTATTTGTTAAATGTGCTTATGTTTTTGTAAATTGAAATATGTCTATTTCAGTAAGATAGGACTAATGACCTTAGACTTGGTAAAATTGGAAAATGCAGATATGTCAGCTAGCAGAAATGAATCCGGACGTGCAGTTCTGGCATGTGAACTATGAGGAACTCAAGTCAATGTGTTACTCACTGAACGTACACGTTCTCCCATTTTTCCGTTTCTATAGAGGTGCTGAAGGTCGTCTTTGTAGCTTTAGCTGTACCAATGCCACGGTTAGTTTTCCATCCACCTTTATCTGCGTTGGTTTTTCTTCTAATACAGCAATCCATGCACTTATGTTAGCTTTCTTCCTAGCTGGTAATGCTTTTCTTCT is drawn from Lycium barbarum isolate Lr01 chromosome 8, ASM1917538v2, whole genome shotgun sequence and contains these coding sequences:
- the LOC132607354 gene encoding thioredoxin-like 1-1, chloroplastic, with the translated sequence MSIGVKKAPKWWEKGLQPNMKEVTGAQDFVDSLLSAGDKLVVVDFFSPGCGGCKALHPKICQLAEMNPDVQFWHVNYEELKSMCYSLNVHVLPFFRFYRGAEGRLCSFSCTNATIEKFKDALAKYGADCCSLAPVKGPKEKELLALAANKDLSFAYTPETEEPVPVVALQEDMVIKTNRTFSSHPITFRPLLLPLPLPLTSASHKAKYDSKEVKLVKKMGILTPRA